One window of the Anomaloglossus baeobatrachus isolate aAnoBae1 chromosome 12, aAnoBae1.hap1, whole genome shotgun sequence genome contains the following:
- the LOC142257694 gene encoding uncharacterized protein LOC142257694, with protein sequence MAARRRAAAWGEAEVRFLIREVDARDYNCHESHEHPLLHKKTVLRRIQRGLRRRFHVERTSSQIRKKLADLRYRSSDRISAIRAERLHNQGPQQELPEEHEPPEDPEPPEVHEPPEDPEEHELPEDPEPPEVHEPPEDPEEHEPPEDPEPPEVNEPPVEVEPPAGSISPSVSDEEESRIPTFADLVSSHSSIVAAQRRIISAQRRLMAKLNQHARMMSRYAAGQAEGSGH encoded by the exons ATGGCGGCACGCAGGCGAGCTGCAGCTTGGGGGGAGGCTGAGGTCCGCTTTTTGATAAGGGAAGTGGATGCTCGTGATTATAATTGTCATGAGTCGcatgagcatccacttctccataaaaaaaCAGTGTTGAGGAGGATCCAGCGAGGTCTGAGGAGAAGATTCCATGTGGAAAGGACTTCTTCACAGATCCGTAAAAAACTTGCGGATCTGCGTTATAGATCAAGCGACCGTATCTCAGCCATACGGGCAGAGAGGCTGCATAATCAAG GACCACAGCAGGAACTACCAGAGgagcatgagcccccggaggatccagagcccccagaggtgcatgagcccccggaggatccagaggagcatgagctcccggaggatccagagcccccagaggtgcatgagcccccggaggatccagaggagcatgagcccccggaggatccagagccCCCAGAGGTGAATGAGCCCCCGGTGGAGGTAGAGCCCCCTGCTGGATCCATCAGTCCCTCTGTGTCCGACGAGGAGGAAAGCC gAATCCCAACTTTCGCAGACCTCGTCTCTTCTCACTCAAGCATTGTTGCTGCGCAGAGAAGAATTATATCTGCACAGAGGAGACTGATGGCCAAGCTCAACCAACATGCTCGGATGATGTCCCGTTATGCGGCTGGGCAAGCGGAGGGCAGCGGGCATTAA